The Juglans microcarpa x Juglans regia isolate MS1-56 chromosome 2D, Jm3101_v1.0, whole genome shotgun sequence DNA window TCAGAACCACTCAAAAGATAgcgaacaaaaataaaaaaggcaaaagagaAGAAGTAATCACAACATGAAAGCCTCTGAGTTTTTTTTCATAGTCTTGGAATCCACAAGTAATACGccaaatatgtaattttgtaGGTCATGAGCATATGAAATGAGTTGGAGATCGCTGAACTGATCTAGAATCTTGTTGATGTGCCCCATGAAGGGATCCAATCCATTCCCCGTTTCTCCTAtgcttttttatcttcttttctcaatttctttttttgaacaCTGCCTATATTTAATGACTTTAATGGCTGGTGTACTCAAgttggaaaaagaagaaaaacaatcttacagaaaaacaatatataactTAACAAGTATAAGTCGAATAGAGGGGAACTGTACAATGACATAGCAAACagtataatctattttttttttttagttccaaagtttcatttttgtttcaaatatatcatttatttgCTGAGTAGCTAGTGGACATCTCACTAGGACAAGGAGCTGAATCCCATGACAGATTGGGCTTCCAAGCATCATTTGAAGGCAAACTGAAGGGAAATCCGATTGATCGGATGGTTCCCCACTGATTATTTAGGAGGGTTGCCTCTAGGTTCCTCCTGAGGCCTGCCTCATCTTCTCCTGTACCCATGTTTTCTTGCACATCCTGTGGCAAACTGACTGAGAAGCCACTTAACTGCTGTTGGGACGCTTCAAAGTCTATGCTCTCAGAGGCACTGGTCAATTTGCCTAAAGCAGAGTTCAAAAGGATGGAAGGAGTATCGACCGGACACTTGGTGGGTCCTGACACTTCGAGTGAGGAGATCAACGTGAAGCCATCGGGAAGTTCTCCCTTAGAAAGAGGGAATGGCAAAGGCTTAGAGACTATATGATTGATGGGTTTATAAGAAGGAATGTCAAAAGCAGAGAAACAAGCAGCAGAGGATTGTTGCAAGTCATGATTGTTATGGCAAAACTGCATGGCTGACCCAATTTCAGTCGTGCAAGAGATGTTCTCTGGACTGAACTGACTGCAGTGTGTGCCCTGTGTGAGCATCTCAGTTGCCAAAGTTTCTGGCAGTGAAGAGACCCAAGAGTGGGAAAGAGCTCTTTGAGTCATGgaatttgttttcttgaatATCCTGCAAATTGCCCATGAATCCTGTAATCCAATGAGAAAACAATGATTTAGAAAACAAAACTTCAGTAAAGAAACAGTAGGAAATGGAGAATTATATTTCACTTACATTTGCAGGGATGTTTTTATCTAAGAACTTCTTCGGCGGCGCCAAATCCGAGAGAGAAGGTAACCGAAATTCATGCATCATCCAATCAGTTTTGATTCCTTTGGCAGCTCTGCCTCTGTAGAAGACAAGTGACTTCTTCAAACCGATGCATTTGCTGCCATCAGAGGAGTAAATAGGCCGGTCAGTTCCAGTTGCCTTCCAGAACCCAGCTCCAGTAACTCGGTTTGGCCGTGCACTGTTCCTGTATTTACGGTCCCTTGGACAGTAGAAATACCACTCTTTCTCCCCGGTAGCAGCCacctcttttgaaaaaaaaaatcatatgataAGTAACTAAGTTCACTAATAATCAGAAGTAGCAAAAGTTgaacaaagaaattaagaatcgAGCTTCTGAAAGTTCATCCTCAAAGGTTTCAGGGAGAAGGATATAATCACAGTCACAGAACTCTAACAACACTCCGAGAAAATATAAAGGTAGACAAAGATATGCAAAGTACTGTTAACGATGTTGATCTTTTCAGGATATGACATTAGGGCTAATCTACACCAAACTAGAGCCATTTTTAGCTCCAGAAACAGCTTAATGTGCTCTCGATATAAAAGTCTACAGAGAGTAAATGAAAAGGGAAACTTTTCATTGAGAAAAGAAATCAATGAACAGAGGAAAGCTTCCTCCTAGCTTGCAGCCTATCCCAATCTACAAAAACAAGTCAGACAAAGACAAAAGCAGGTAGAGTAGTTCGAGTTCCGTAAAGAATATCAAGGGATGGACCATCTTACTTGGTAGCTCCCACGGATCGTACTTGTAAATATCCACTGGCTTAATTAGCTCAATAGGAAAAGTTCGCTGCTGAATCTTTCTCTTGAGGTAGAACCCAACAAGCTCCTCGTCTGTGGGATGAAAACGAAAACCCGGCAATATAACATCATCAACCTTCTCAACATCGTTCTTCTCATCCATTTCCTCTCCTTAAATATTCAATCTTGATGGGGTTCAGTGAACAAGACTCTGATTGAACCCAACTTTCAACTTTGGAAATTGGTCTTTTTGGGGTATTAATGCAACGGCGTAACTGCCCAAACTTATGAGCTCAAAGGAGAACCGGTTCCCTGTACAGTTCACTTAATTCAAAGACGTTGATGCTTCCTGAGAAGGGGTCTTCTTCCTAAGCTTTGGCCGCCCTTTCAGGGCGAGTaatagaaagtatttttttccaCGAAAGGCACGACGATTGATAGAGAAGAAAGCTAAGCTAAGCTCCCTTAATGGAACAGCTAGCAGGGAACCAAATTCAAGGAAATGAACTTCTTAATGGAAGTTCTCATATGACCTTCTTGAACCTCCCCCCCATATATGAGGGTGGGGTGGTTTTAAATCCAAATTAAGGATCTCAAGGACTATTAAATCAGCAGCTTTCATGGATTTTAACAACCAAATTGTTTTCACACTATTTCCTCATCTTCAAGTGCCATGGAAACGTCTCCATTTATCTTCAACAAATCAACGACAAGATGACAAGGCAGGTTTCCTATTCcatatactaatattttattttttgtttaaaatattatttgcttgaattgtttttttctaGACAATAGGATGGACCAAgttccaatattttttaaaaaaaaaaaaaacactaaaatttatattcactCTTTTAGAGATTCTCCTCAAAATCCATCGAGGAAATTCTATATGTCTAGGACCCAAAAATGCCATTTCCATTCCATTCTCCTCGGACCTTCTATTCCCTTAATTTCATCTGCCACGTATGATCACGTGACATGTCAGATTGGATATTTTAGATTAGAAAAATACTAGTTTACCCTTTCACTTTGTCCATTCAATTTGACcacttgtatatttatttatttttacttaataattaaaaaaataatttttaatgtattgatgtattttttttaaatatatttaaatatgttaaaaaaatatgaaaaaaatgaaaaaaaaatagccaaAATGGCCtagcggtcaaatggagcggtgctactcaggcggcagagtagccctGCTCTTTGGATTATTGAATATTCCTCAAATGGGTGACTTAGGGCTAatcttcactactattcattatttaattattacttttcacatactttttactattatttattattattcaatattctattattattttttcattacttttatgTTAATGTCATGTTTCACATACCTTTAGGTTAAGCTCCAACAATTCAGGTCTTTTTAAAAAGGGTCATGCACAACGTAGAAAATATTGCGGCTTTGAGAGGGTGGTCTTGGGGCCAAAGAACCTTTGATGttaaagttagtaaatattcttggagtatagtaaataagtaagagtcTAAGGATCATAGAGCTTTTTAGTACATGAAACTTACTATTTATACCGTGTCTGGGGAGGGTGCAAATAGTCTTTTTCCTATAAAGTTCATGCTTCTCTTTTTGTGCTTACTGGTTCTACGCTGGATTTGTAAATGTGGTATGTGATTTAATCAGCAGTGTCATTAATGCGAAGGGGTTCCCTGACCCTTGATTCAACTTATATGAGCTGTAGATGACCTTATGCCCATAAATCGAGGGTCCTTCGTGTTTTCCGTGCGTTCTGTGCATATACTGCTCCCTAGAGCAACCTCAGTATGTCAAGTTGATCTGTCTTGTCTATTGTACAGCGCCACTCCAGGGCTAACGTTCTGCTCCTTGCTTGGATAAGGAACCTTTTGGGCAGGGTTTTGGTCCGAGGCCCAATGGACCTTTTTAGGGGAGAACCTCCTTacattttcactattattcacaaaatgtaTGAgatcaacttactatccaaatacaattttattgtaataattagggAAAGTGGAGCTCTTAATTAAGACATTTGTAATAGAGTGGTGAATAACCATTTGACCCTTCGAGAGGGCATCCCCATAAGTTTGTTGGGGCAGCTTATGCAGAGTCAACATGGTGATTAACAGAAGTTAttgttttggtaaaaaaatgCATCTTAAGGCAGAACGACCTGTAGGTGATTTAAGGGAACAAATCTGCCCAATTACTAAGTTAGGGATTAAGCAATAAGACTACCTGCCCCCATACCATACcataattcattttcttttcctgacGCCGGCCGGTCCCTGACACACAAAAACTTCTGCCAATACATCCAGAGTTTTCCTGGTTTTACAGATGTTGTTGCCTTGATGATAAGGTCAGGCAAACAGTAGTACTGCTCAGGGCTTAATGTCTTTAAAATATTTCCTTGTTTAGGGTAAAATAAACAGTGAGAAAACGACAATTCATTCAGCTACTCACGTTTTTTGGTTTGACTAATGATGCcatcttatattataattttgtatgtCTTCTGATACAAGTTTATAATGATCTAgacatattagtatatatataataataacaatttggttttatataaaatatgaaacgaataaattttttctattctatATCGAACAGTTTATTCTAGTAGTAGCTAGCTATTCTTCAAATTCATTAATTCCTGatcataaaaaggaaaatgcgTTAGCCATCATGCATAAGGTCAACAATGGGAAATTGAATACATATATAGACGAAGTTTCCacatcctttttttcttttcctcccaaTACCAAGGAAGAAATCaacattataataattagaatttagcaTTTTAGTCAAGATTCTAGAGTTTTGAATTGTCTTGGAATTCTCACAATAATACAGTAATTGACAACTAATctagaaatatatatctatatggtTCGAATTATGGTCATGATATTCCCTTGTACTTCTGTAAATATTCGTTCACGGCCTCGAACTAAAGATCATAAGccactttttaattttctaaagcTAGCCTAATGGAAAGAGATCATCATCATGGCACAAGTCAATCCCCTTGATTTCCATGAACATAGGAAATTTaaggaaataaatatttaaatttctcGATTTCAAATCATGTACGTTTTCAGTGATGCCACCATGGTTTTAGTAGGTAAGGACTTGGGCTCTCATAATTTCTTAATGGTGGAACAACGACGTATGCATGTGcgaataattattttcattagtcactatttattactctaaaaaaaaaataagttgttAGGTATAGAGTACGAAGGTGAATAATGATTGATGTATAACAAAATTAAagtccaaaccacatggcctatattcTAAAGGGgctaatcaatgatacaattggagtttcattgaaactttataaaaagtaagaacttctcatttccaaacaatatgagatctcatacaccacttacctttatccatatcatatggggtatcataaTCTACCACCCTTAAATTTCCAACATCCTCATCGGGTCTGTCCATTATAGGTGGCATGgcttaagtcccacatttctagttggaACTAtgttctgataccatttgtaacacttcaatggaaggtccaaaccacatgacctatactctaaaaagactagtcaataatacaattagaacctaattggaaccttataaagagcaagaacttctcatttccaagcaatgtgagatccatATGCACATGTCAAACTATTTTCCAATAATTAATAGTCACGCATgagcatttataatttttctaatttgcaCAGCAccaacctagctagctaattgaGTAATTGGTACGTATTAGGAAATAGGTTGAAGATCTTCGAGTCAAATAGCCCAGTGGGGAGCTCCCAATATACTCAACTCCCAATATACAGCCCTCGTTTGAAGGCTTTCTTGTCTGTTCCTTAACCTAGGGTTTGGCACCCATGCATGTAGCATGCACACAAGTTGAAAAAATGGGTCGAAATTGTCTAGCCACCAgcttataaatttcttatgaacCTCTTAATTATTTGTGAACATTAATGTCCTAATTAACCTATAACCATGCATCATGTTCTCAAGAATGAGGCAAATCCACGTTCaagttacaatatatatatatataatatatataattataatttaactgTTACAATTGAAGGGAATCTGGTAGCTTAATTATAATTCATGGTTTTGATCAGTGTATTTAATTGTATGTTGGGCCCATCTGATGGAAATGTTGGGGGTGATCTCCTTCAAAGCAACTTCCTTCAGAAGTCGTTCGGCCGTTGGAAACCTACTTGCTTAAATGATAAGCTACTGTTTGAACCTTATCTGAGCAAATAAATACCATTCAGCTTCAATCCTGGTAGGCCATTAATTTCATGTCATCCTATATATATTCCATAttatttttccctctctctctctctctctctctcggtttggGAAACTATCcaggaaaaaatacaaaaacttaacttttttttcaatcaGGAGAGGGGTCCAGTccaaatagaaagagaaaaggaaaggggaTTTGTATTCTAGTGCCAGATTATTATTAGTTTGATTATGAAGGTTTTAACATTCTAATATGGTGTCTGCGAATTGGAAGCAAATTCATCAAGAAAAGACAACACGGAAACAGAATTAATTTAATGGATaagtataaatataaattggaatagacaactataatatatatatatatatatatatatatatatctatatatatataatgagatatgagatattaaaacaaataagactttctttttttttttacttaaattaaaaggACGATCATGATTGAGATCTGATGCTTTAAAGTCAGGATCATGTAAATGCAAGTTCAACTTGTTTCTGAAATGTGGCATTTGCTTATTAAGTTTTTCATTAGGTTTTGTTGtttaatcttcttttctttcttggaaaTTTCTGTCATTTAAccacattttatataaataaatatatggatCATCATCATAGCACATATATAGTCTCAAtgcaagaacaaaacaaaagacatAACAGATGCAGAGGAACCGCACCAAGACAAGAACATAAAACATCATCGTCGCCATCGACCAAACTC harbors:
- the LOC121249785 gene encoding protein FEZ-like codes for the protein MDEKNDVEKVDDVILPGFRFHPTDEELVGFYLKRKIQQRTFPIELIKPVDIYKYDPWELPKVAATGEKEWYFYCPRDRKYRNSARPNRVTGAGFWKATGTDRPIYSSDGSKCIGLKKSLVFYRGRAAKGIKTDWMMHEFRLPSLSDLAPPKKFLDKNIPANDSWAICRIFKKTNSMTQRALSHSWVSSLPETLATEMLTQGTHCSQFSPENISCTTEIGSAMQFCHNNHDLQQSSAACFSAFDIPSYKPINHIVSKPLPFPLSKGELPDGFTLISSLEVSGPTKCPVDTPSILLNSALGKLTSASESIDFEASQQQLSGFSVSLPQDVQENMGTGEDEAGLRRNLEATLLNNQWGTIRSIGFPFSLPSNDAWKPNLSWDSAPCPSEMSTSYSANK